A single window of Micromonas commoda chromosome 6, complete sequence DNA harbors:
- a CDS encoding predicted protein, with amino-acid sequence MFSLGLGRFLRGEARKNAKEKKETYELERLVKQKIGKQRLKEIKAKFAIFDADNSGQINAAELATVLRAVGLNPTEHHVQELLEEYDADNSGALSFAEFARLYFEELESVEEADKLFKNSFQFFDKDGNGEISLVEFREVLTQLGDPMDDDEVSLFFKLVDRNNDGKLQYDEFLEMVLEGTSQGTPGKKKGRKLASIMANGLDAPGSPGRGARRDNTAAQAPKRTSEDAGAVSPPGTVNAKR; translated from the exons ATGttcagcctcggcctcgggcGCTTCCTCCGGGGCGAGGCCCGGAAGAACGCCAAGGAAAAGAAGGAGACTTACGAG CTCGAGCGGTTGGTCAAACAGAAGATCGGCAAGCAGAGGCTCAAGGAGATCAAGGCCAAGTTCGCCATCTTCGACGCCGACAACAGCGGACAGatcaacgccgcggagctcgccacggTGCTCCGCGCGGTGGGCCTCAATCCCACCGAGCATCACGTGCAGGAGCTCCTGGAGGAATACGACGCCGACAACAGCGGCGCCCTGTCCTTCGCCGAGTTCGCGAGGCTGTACTTCGAGGAGTTGGAGTcggtcgaggaggcggacaaGCTGTTCAAGAACTCCTTTCAGTTCTTCGACAAGGATGGCAACGGAGAGATATCGCTGGTGGAGTTTAGGGAGGTGCTGACGCAGCTGGGGGAcccgatggacgacgacgaggtgtcGCTGTTCTTCAAGCTCGTGGACAGGAACAACGACGGCAAACTTCAGTACGACGAGTTCCTGGAGATGGTCCTCGAGGGCACGTCGCAGGGCACCCCGGGGAAGAAGAAGGGACGGAAGCTCGCGTCCATCATGGCCAACGGATTGGACGCGCCGGGATCGCCcggacggggcgcgaggagggacaACACGGCCGCGCAGGCGCCGAAGAGGAcgagcgaggacgcgggggcggtgtCGCCCCCGGGGACGGTGAACGCGAAGAGGTAG
- a CDS encoding predicted protein yields MSKRGGGAASGTKYKMSIACPVGAVMNCADNTGAKNLYVISVKRWGSRLNRLPGASTGSMVMATVKKGKPDLRKKVFPAIMVRQRKPFRRKDGLVLYFEDNAGVIVNPKGEMKGSAITGPVAKECADLWPRIASAANSIV; encoded by the exons ATGTCCAAGCGCG GTGGAGGAGCCGCCTCTGGCACCAAGTACAAGATGTCCATCGCGtgccccgtcggcgcggtgatgAACTGCGCCGACAACACCGGCGCCAAGAACCTGTACGTGATCTCCGTGAAGCGCTGGGGCTCCCGCCTCAACCGCCTtcccggcgcgtccaccggcTCGATGGTGATGGCGACCGTGAAGAAGGGCAAGCCCGACCTCCGCAAGAAGGTTTTCCCCGCCATCATGGTGCGCCAGCGCAAGCCGTTCAGGAGGAAGGACGGCCTCGTGCTCTACTTCGAGGACAACGCCGGCGTCATCGTCAACCCCAAGGGTGAGATGAAGGGATCCGCCATCACCGGACCCGTGGCCAAGGAGTGCGCCGACCTCTGGCCCCGtatcgcctccgccgccaacTCCATCGTCTAA